The following proteins are co-located in the Spirosoma montaniterrae genome:
- a CDS encoding DNA-directed RNA polymerase subunit omega — protein MATNQSIITRDNDKIAAQTGNLYESVSIISKRARQISTKNKEELSNKLSEFVSAVDNLEEVFENREQIEISKFYERMPKPTSTATDEFLEGKVYWRYNDEDPQV, from the coding sequence ATGGCAACCAACCAATCGATCATTACCCGCGACAACGACAAGATTGCCGCTCAAACCGGCAACCTCTACGAATCGGTATCAATTATCTCGAAACGTGCTCGTCAGATTTCGACCAAGAACAAGGAAGAACTGAGCAACAAACTGTCTGAGTTTGTGTCGGCGGTTGATAACCTTGAAGAAGTGTTTGAAAATCGTGAACAGATCGAAATTTCGAAATTCTACGAGCGGATGCCGAAGCCAACGTCGACGGCTACCGATGAGTTTCTGGAAGGCAAAGTCTACTGGCGTTATAACGACGAAGATCCACAGGTATAA
- a CDS encoding c-type cytochrome codes for MALLTATLLYSLSCQSDDEIKRQRYITEGILVYKNNCANCHQTDGKGLAALYPPLAGSDYLAKKDSVICLIRYGQQGPIVVNGKRYNRPMPAQPQLSDLEIAELVTYIYNEWGNETKVTDVKEVKPVLEACRR; via the coding sequence ATGGCCCTGTTGACCGCTACGCTGCTCTATAGCCTTTCCTGTCAGAGCGATGATGAAATTAAACGGCAACGCTACATTACGGAAGGCATTCTGGTCTACAAAAATAACTGTGCCAACTGCCACCAAACAGACGGGAAAGGTCTGGCGGCACTCTATCCGCCCCTCGCCGGATCTGATTATTTAGCCAAAAAAGACAGCGTAATTTGTTTGATTCGGTATGGTCAGCAGGGCCCGATTGTGGTGAATGGCAAGCGATACAACCGCCCGATGCCCGCCCAACCCCAACTTAGTGACCTTGAAATTGCTGAATTAGTGACCTACATCTACAACGAGTGGGGCAATGAAACCAAAGTAACCGACGTCAAAGAAGTAAAGCCGGTGCTGGAAGCATGTCGGAGGTAA
- a CDS encoding DUF4835 family protein: protein MRIVHIFLLLIGFVGSVRAQELNCQVTINSDQLFAQQKTDFSYMDQLKGIITEFMNTRRWSNDQFATSERINCSLNINLIKSLQQGAFEATAQIVVTRPVYGSNYESTIFSYVDRNFNFVYLPTTPVFFRENQFSDDLTSLLAFYANVILAVDYDTFSKQGGNLFIQRAYAITNLAQQGSPNPAWQAGGDRRSRYWLIENLQNQQLLPFRDGMYAYHRQGLDVFAANPVQVRKQTLDLLATIRTIGLQLPVSVVINSFFDAKAQELYNILAEGTPTERKRAFDLLSFLDPAKTELYRKLITTGQ from the coding sequence ATGAGAATTGTACATATTTTCTTACTATTAATTGGCTTCGTCGGGTCGGTGCGGGCGCAGGAGCTGAATTGCCAGGTCACAATAAACTCCGATCAGCTATTTGCCCAGCAAAAGACTGATTTTTCGTACATGGATCAGTTGAAAGGGATCATCACTGAATTCATGAATACCCGGCGCTGGAGCAACGATCAGTTTGCTACTTCCGAGCGGATTAACTGTTCGCTGAATATCAACCTGATCAAGTCATTACAACAGGGCGCATTTGAAGCTACGGCGCAAATTGTGGTCACGCGGCCTGTGTATGGCTCCAACTATGAGAGTACTATCTTCAGTTACGTAGACCGAAATTTCAACTTCGTTTACCTACCAACTACGCCTGTTTTTTTTCGTGAGAACCAGTTTTCCGACGACCTGACTTCGTTACTGGCCTTCTATGCCAACGTAATTTTAGCCGTTGACTACGACACGTTCAGCAAGCAGGGTGGCAACCTGTTTATTCAACGAGCCTACGCCATTACAAATCTGGCTCAGCAGGGTTCGCCGAATCCGGCGTGGCAGGCAGGCGGTGATCGGCGAAGCCGGTACTGGCTTATCGAAAATTTGCAGAATCAGCAACTACTGCCATTCCGCGATGGCATGTACGCGTATCACCGACAGGGGTTGGACGTGTTTGCGGCTAACCCCGTACAGGTTCGAAAACAAACCCTCGACCTGCTCGCTACTATCCGCACTATTGGCCTGCAACTACCTGTTTCGGTGGTGATTAACTCGTTTTTTGATGCGAAAGCGCAGGAACTGTATAACATCCTGGCCGAAGGTACACCCACCGAACGGAAACGAGCCTTCGACCTCCTCTCGTTTTTAGACCCCGCCAAAACCGAGCTGTACCGAAAACTGATAACCACGGGGCAGTAA
- a CDS encoding T9SS type A sorting domain-containing protein produces the protein MKQIILVGMLVGLLSAAIPLRAQVAQRDSDARKGSRLELGRTTPNRKTNTATLPGTRFTLVPKPSEAGLDRGVNLRKNAPINEHYRTLLVARPAAKSASRTSASPDVTPVVSAERNSAPAVEGKAEDRLFANEKIWVSNVYPNPADDVAEVDYQFSNGASGDARLVLLNVLGSPVAEYVLDRSDRKARLVTRDLSTGYYLYQLSVDGRKVATKRLLVRHQ, from the coding sequence ATGAAACAAATTATACTTGTTGGTATGTTGGTTGGTTTGCTCTCCGCAGCCATTCCGCTTCGGGCGCAGGTTGCCCAGCGGGATTCAGACGCCCGCAAGGGTAGTCGGCTGGAGCTGGGCCGTACCACGCCAAACCGTAAAACAAACACCGCTACGCTCCCCGGTACGCGCTTCACGCTCGTACCCAAGCCATCGGAAGCGGGCCTTGACCGGGGCGTTAACCTCCGCAAAAACGCTCCGATAAACGAGCATTACCGTACCCTGCTGGTAGCGCGTCCGGCTGCAAAGTCGGCGTCGCGCACATCGGCCAGTCCCGATGTAACGCCGGTTGTTTCGGCAGAGCGTAATTCGGCACCAGCTGTAGAAGGCAAAGCAGAAGACCGGTTGTTTGCCAACGAAAAAATCTGGGTATCGAACGTTTATCCAAATCCTGCCGACGATGTAGCTGAAGTTGATTATCAGTTCAGCAACGGGGCTTCTGGCGATGCCCGGTTAGTGTTGCTGAACGTGCTGGGGTCGCCCGTAGCAGAGTATGTACTGGACCGAAGCGACCGCAAAGCCCGGCTCGTCACGCGTGACTTATCGACGGGCTATTATTTGTATCAGCTTTCGGTCGATGGCCGCAAAGTAGCGACCAAACGGCTATTGGTTCGGCATCAATAA
- the recN gene encoding DNA repair protein RecN, translating into MLSHLLIKNYALIDELELAPDRQLNIITGETGAGKSIMLGAIGLLLGNRADTRVLYNPEKKCVIEGSFGVSGYAIERIFEEEELDFSDTCIVRREISVSGKSRAFVNDTPVNLETLRRVSSQLMDIHSQHDSVLLGSNEYQLEIVDTYAQDDALLRQYRTDYQEYRVKKSVYDQLQSEAAAMRKEFDYNSFLYEELSKAQLQPDEQETLEQELTILENAEDIKARLQLAYEYLDNTEQSIIDFLKGVVSNLAYISKLSDQYEQLQQRAQSSLIELRDLADEISTEQDRVDIDDARAETIRERLNLLYQLQTKHQAKDVAALIALRDELGQKVSKVLNLDDSLAAAKADAENARAQLLVSAQALSAARLAVLQPIETEIGGLLHDLGMPNASLKIQAETGKPTPTGIDTISFLFSANKGIKPQQLKNVASGGEFSRLMMAIKYILASKRSLPTIIFDEIDTGVSGEIAIKMGNMMREMAHNHQLIAITHLHQIAGQGNAHYFVYKDHSADKTVSRIRKLTFDERVNEIAQMIGGKNPSASALKNAREILKQRTAATVK; encoded by the coding sequence ATGCTATCGCATCTATTGATAAAAAACTACGCCCTCATCGACGAACTCGAACTCGCCCCTGACCGTCAGCTCAACATTATTACGGGCGAAACTGGCGCAGGAAAGTCGATTATGCTGGGAGCTATTGGGCTACTGCTGGGTAATCGGGCCGACACGCGGGTGTTGTATAATCCCGAAAAAAAGTGCGTCATCGAAGGGTCGTTCGGCGTTTCAGGTTACGCCATCGAGCGCATTTTCGAAGAAGAAGAATTAGATTTTTCCGATACCTGCATCGTCCGTCGTGAGATTAGCGTAAGTGGTAAATCGCGGGCGTTTGTCAATGACACACCCGTAAATTTAGAAACGCTCCGTCGGGTGTCGAGCCAGTTGATGGACATTCATTCGCAGCACGACTCCGTACTGCTCGGCTCCAATGAATATCAGTTGGAAATTGTAGATACCTATGCCCAGGACGATGCTTTACTGCGCCAGTATCGAACTGATTATCAAGAGTATAGAGTCAAAAAATCTGTCTACGATCAGCTTCAGAGCGAGGCTGCGGCTATGCGTAAAGAGTTTGATTATAACAGTTTTCTGTATGAAGAACTCAGCAAAGCACAGCTACAACCCGACGAGCAGGAAACACTCGAACAGGAGTTGACCATTCTGGAGAATGCAGAAGATATAAAAGCCCGGCTCCAGTTGGCGTATGAATATTTAGACAATACCGAACAGTCGATTATTGACTTTTTAAAAGGTGTAGTCAGTAATCTGGCCTATATCAGTAAGCTCTCGGACCAATACGAACAATTGCAGCAACGGGCACAAAGCAGCCTGATTGAACTGCGCGACCTGGCCGATGAAATCAGTACTGAACAGGACCGGGTAGACATTGACGACGCCCGCGCCGAAACCATCCGCGAACGGCTTAACCTGCTGTATCAGCTTCAGACCAAGCACCAGGCTAAAGACGTAGCTGCACTCATTGCCCTGCGCGACGAGCTGGGGCAGAAGGTGAGCAAAGTACTGAATTTGGACGACAGCTTAGCCGCTGCTAAAGCCGACGCCGAAAACGCCCGCGCCCAGTTGCTGGTCAGTGCGCAGGCTTTGTCTGCGGCCCGGCTCGCGGTGTTGCAGCCTATAGAAACCGAAATTGGCGGGCTGCTACACGACCTCGGTATGCCCAATGCATCGCTGAAAATTCAGGCTGAAACGGGTAAACCTACACCTACCGGCATCGATACTATCTCATTTCTGTTCAGTGCCAACAAGGGTATAAAGCCACAGCAGTTGAAAAACGTGGCCTCAGGCGGTGAGTTTTCGCGATTGATGATGGCGATTAAATACATTTTAGCCAGCAAACGCTCGTTGCCAACAATCATTTTCGATGAAATTGACACGGGCGTATCCGGCGAAATTGCCATTAAAATGGGCAATATGATGCGTGAAATGGCGCATAACCACCAACTCATTGCCATTACACACCTGCATCAGATTGCGGGTCAGGGTAACGCGCATTATTTTGTGTATAAAGATCACTCTGCCGATAAAACCGTTAGCCGTATCAGAAAGTTGACGTTTGACGAGCGCGTGAATGAGATTGCCCAGATGATTGGCGGTAAGAATCCATCGGCGAGTGCGCTGAAAAATGCCCGCGAGATTCTGAAACAGCGAACGGCTGCAACCGTCAAGTAG
- a CDS encoding OstA-like protein, with protein MVRSLTRLFGCFGLLVLLLSPGARAQVGGMPGRSGAADKVELLSGADSLVGITVPGQVVRKIYNNVRFRQKGVLMFCDLAIQNVTTNVIEAYGNVRLVQGDTISVRSDTMFYYGNTRQANLRGRVTMRDRKMTLTTSQLDYDMLSGMAYYPKPGRIVDKENVLTSREGYYDTRIKQFIFRQNVRLVNTKGTLTADSLLYNSNTRIATFQGPTRITNKDGVLTSVAGQYNTTTGISNFQRRATVETPKYRLTGDSLYYDNTTELGIAKGNVLMVAKDRKAIILGDHVRYNGKNGISRVTGHAVAKSLANETTNDTLYLRADTLFSFDNKVNNTRRFLAQKNVFVFKSDLQSKCDSLIYSTADSTIYFYKKPIVWSQNKYQMEADSMRALLKNNVINTMFMKGKSFVISLDTLKNFNQIKGRTITAYFSTKIASVTTVTPTAQATKTGIQSTKQTRPASVSTSAASLAKVVSNRATKPVSVTVTQQEKTTIDRVIVEGNGQSIYYAVDEKNRMIGLNHVECSRMNIEFNDTKVGQIRFYGQPDAQLVPPSEITDDIKQLDGFRWRDAEKPTKGQVLWVETPPAEQAGNKNSIKIKPKPKPLPKKLVPKLNT; from the coding sequence ATGGTTCGCTCGCTTACCCGCCTGTTTGGGTGTTTTGGTTTATTGGTTCTGCTGCTATCGCCCGGCGCACGGGCGCAGGTGGGCGGTATGCCCGGTCGTTCGGGAGCGGCTGACAAAGTCGAACTGCTGTCCGGAGCCGACAGTTTAGTGGGCATTACGGTGCCGGGGCAAGTGGTTCGTAAAATTTACAATAACGTTCGATTTCGGCAAAAAGGTGTGCTGATGTTCTGCGACCTCGCCATCCAGAACGTAACGACCAACGTTATCGAAGCGTATGGCAACGTGCGGCTCGTGCAGGGCGACACCATCAGCGTTCGGAGCGACACCATGTTTTATTACGGGAACACCCGACAGGCCAACCTGCGTGGACGCGTGACCATGCGCGACCGCAAAATGACACTGACAACCTCACAACTCGACTACGACATGCTTTCGGGCATGGCCTATTATCCTAAACCGGGCCGCATTGTCGATAAGGAAAACGTACTGACCAGTCGCGAAGGATATTATGACACCCGTATCAAGCAGTTTATTTTCCGACAGAACGTTCGGCTCGTGAACACCAAAGGTACGCTTACCGCCGATTCGCTGCTGTATAATTCCAACACCCGTATCGCCACGTTTCAGGGGCCAACCCGCATTACCAACAAAGATGGCGTACTCACGTCTGTTGCAGGGCAGTATAACACAACAACCGGCATCTCAAATTTTCAGCGACGGGCCACGGTCGAAACGCCCAAATACCGGCTCACCGGCGACTCGCTCTATTACGACAACACCACCGAACTCGGCATTGCGAAGGGCAATGTGCTCATGGTTGCCAAAGATCGGAAAGCCATTATTTTGGGCGATCATGTTCGATACAACGGCAAAAATGGCATTTCGCGCGTAACGGGCCATGCCGTTGCCAAGAGCCTTGCCAACGAAACTACCAACGACACGCTCTATTTAAGAGCCGATACGCTGTTTTCGTTTGACAACAAGGTAAACAACACGCGCCGGTTTCTGGCGCAGAAAAACGTGTTTGTGTTCAAGTCGGACCTGCAAAGCAAATGCGACTCGCTAATTTACAGCACCGCCGACTCTACCATTTACTTCTACAAAAAGCCGATTGTCTGGAGCCAGAATAAGTACCAGATGGAGGCAGATTCAATGCGTGCTTTGTTGAAAAATAACGTTATCAACACCATGTTCATGAAGGGCAAATCGTTCGTGATTTCGCTCGACACGCTTAAGAATTTCAACCAGATCAAAGGTCGCACCATTACGGCCTATTTTAGCACGAAAATTGCTTCTGTTACAACGGTAACGCCTACTGCTCAGGCCACAAAGACTGGCATTCAGTCGACAAAACAGACCCGGCCAGCCAGTGTAAGCACGTCGGCAGCGTCGTTGGCGAAGGTTGTCTCAAATCGAGCAACAAAACCCGTGTCTGTGACCGTGACGCAGCAGGAAAAAACCACCATCGACCGCGTGATTGTGGAAGGGAACGGGCAGAGTATTTATTACGCCGTCGACGAAAAGAACCGAATGATTGGCCTGAATCACGTAGAATGTAGTCGGATGAACATCGAGTTCAATGATACAAAAGTGGGGCAGATTCGATTCTATGGGCAACCCGACGCGCAGTTGGTGCCGCCGAGCGAGATTACCGACGACATCAAACAGTTGGATGGGTTCAGGTGGCGCGACGCAGAAAAGCCGACGAAAGGGCAGGTGTTGTGGGTAGAAACGCCCCCCGCAGAGCAGGCTGGCAATAAGAATTCGATTAAAATTAAGCCAAAACCCAAACCTTTACCTAAAAAACTGGTTCCGAAACTAAATACGTAG
- a CDS encoding outer membrane protein assembly factor BamD — MQQCHFVKVLLGTWVVFVLGSCSPFSKLQKSGTDDEKYKGALEYYKKEDWYRAGVLFEELIPVLKGSNESEMAQFYYAYTQYHQQQYLLGATLFKKFYETFARSEYAQESMYMYALSLYKDTPQFNLDQSNTLTATAALQDFVNAYPDSKYKDECTSMILDLRKKLERKAYEKAKLYYKTSGFNIASYKSSVIAINNFQREFPDSEYNEELAFLKVDAEFSLAQNSLETKQKERYLEAIGYHQLFVDKYPNSKFLKESEKMYEISQREIERLVKLEQEREQEKQKAKTADPNRPAKVTAAN; from the coding sequence ATGCAACAGTGTCATTTTGTTAAAGTTCTGCTGGGAACGTGGGTTGTGTTTGTGCTGGGATCGTGTAGTCCGTTCTCCAAATTGCAGAAGAGCGGAACCGACGACGAGAAGTACAAAGGTGCCCTTGAGTACTATAAAAAAGAAGACTGGTATCGGGCTGGTGTGCTGTTTGAAGAACTGATTCCGGTATTGAAAGGCAGTAACGAGTCGGAAATGGCTCAGTTTTATTATGCCTACACGCAGTATCATCAGCAACAGTATCTGCTAGGTGCTACACTGTTCAAGAAGTTTTATGAAACCTTCGCCCGCAGTGAATACGCGCAGGAATCCATGTACATGTATGCCCTGTCGTTGTATAAAGATACGCCCCAGTTCAACCTCGACCAGTCGAATACGTTAACCGCTACGGCGGCCTTGCAGGATTTCGTAAACGCCTATCCCGACAGCAAATACAAAGACGAATGCACGAGCATGATTCTGGATTTGCGCAAAAAGTTAGAGCGAAAAGCCTACGAGAAGGCTAAATTGTATTACAAAACCAGCGGTTTCAACATTGCATCCTACAAATCGTCGGTTATTGCGATCAATAACTTTCAGCGCGAATTTCCAGATTCGGAATACAACGAAGAATTGGCCTTCTTAAAGGTTGATGCTGAGTTTAGTCTGGCTCAAAATAGCCTTGAGACGAAGCAAAAGGAACGATATTTAGAAGCAATCGGTTATCACCAATTGTTCGTGGACAAATATCCGAACAGCAAATTTCTGAAAGAGTCAGAAAAAATGTATGAAATCAGTCAGCGTGAAATCGAGCGACTGGTTAAACTCGAGCAAGAGCGCGAGCAGGAAAAACAAAAAGCAAAAACGGCTGATCCCAACCGCCCCGCGAAGGTAACGGCAGCAAACTAA
- a CDS encoding viral A-type inclusion protein: protein MRNWFTTCVLVLSGLLVSACRMQDAVDQAENEVFAIHDQVMPKTSQILALRKRLTERVAELDSLKQTGSAVATLRTDEEREQALRIKRNLTEADSLMLLWMNQYNSDTLDKLSEEDGLRYLDTQKEQITHIKTKVDGSIQQARKFLDES, encoded by the coding sequence ATGAGAAACTGGTTTACCACTTGTGTGCTGGTGCTTTCGGGTTTGCTGGTATCGGCATGTCGTATGCAAGATGCTGTTGATCAGGCCGAAAACGAGGTTTTCGCCATTCATGATCAGGTTATGCCCAAGACCAGTCAGATTCTTGCGCTGCGAAAACGCCTGACGGAGCGCGTAGCCGAATTAGATAGTCTGAAACAAACAGGTTCGGCAGTTGCCACCCTGCGTACCGACGAAGAACGCGAACAGGCGTTACGCATCAAACGAAACTTAACCGAAGCCGACAGCCTGATGTTGTTATGGATGAACCAATACAACAGCGATACGCTCGATAAGCTATCGGAGGAAGATGGTTTGCGTTATTTAGACACCCAAAAAGAGCAGATTACGCATATCAAAACGAAAGTTGACGGCAGCATTCAGCAGGCCAGAAAGTTTTTAGATGAGAGCTAA
- the tilS gene encoding tRNA lysidine(34) synthetase TilS, which translates to MLTDRFLGYINEQKLFAPTDCVLLAVSGGVDSVVMTDLFGAIHQPFAIAHVNFGLRGDESDADAVFVQNIADRYGVPFHLTRFDTATVAAERGISIQMAARELRYNWFTALLREHGYAWVATAHHQNDVFETLLLNLTRGTGLAGLHGILPRSGPVVRPLLFATRNDLAVYAQQTGLVHREDSSNAEDKYARNRIRHQVVPVLTDLNPGLLTDTLPRTVERLRAAEVLVQTELARSWHALVTKQNDAIFIPADALLTLPEPGFRLAEWLRPYGFGPEPVAQMLNALSRQSGQAFLSATHRITHERAGLLLEPLPVAADYELVLTEWPDTPIDVAGQFQLTVSCFDKPDDFRPPADAALACLDADRLTFPIIIRPWRQGDRFRPLGLSGTKLVSDLLNDLKISRSEREQTAVLLSGGDIAWVVGRRIGHRFRVTGETNRVCWLMKAD; encoded by the coding sequence ATGTTGACAGACCGTTTTTTAGGATATATTAACGAACAAAAGCTTTTCGCGCCCACCGATTGCGTACTACTGGCCGTAAGCGGTGGAGTAGACTCGGTTGTGATGACCGACCTATTTGGAGCCATTCACCAGCCGTTTGCCATAGCGCACGTCAACTTCGGGCTACGCGGGGACGAGTCGGATGCCGATGCCGTTTTTGTTCAAAACATAGCCGACCGCTACGGGGTTCCGTTTCACCTGACCCGCTTCGATACGGCTACGGTGGCTGCCGAACGGGGTATTTCGATTCAGATGGCCGCTCGTGAATTGCGCTATAACTGGTTTACGGCGTTGCTTCGCGAACACGGTTACGCCTGGGTGGCAACGGCCCATCATCAGAACGACGTGTTCGAAACGCTGCTGCTGAATCTGACACGCGGCACCGGGCTGGCCGGTCTGCACGGCATCTTGCCCCGCAGCGGCCCCGTAGTTCGCCCACTGCTCTTTGCCACCCGCAACGACCTGGCTGTTTATGCGCAACAAACCGGCCTTGTTCATAGAGAAGACAGTTCCAATGCCGAAGACAAATATGCCCGCAATCGCATTCGGCATCAGGTGGTGCCAGTGTTGACAGACCTTAACCCAGGCTTGCTGACCGATACCCTGCCGCGAACCGTTGAGCGGCTTCGGGCGGCTGAAGTGCTGGTGCAAACCGAACTTGCCCGGTCGTGGCATGCGCTGGTTACAAAACAAAACGACGCTATTTTCATTCCCGCCGATGCGTTGCTGACGCTACCGGAGCCGGGCTTTCGGCTGGCCGAGTGGTTGCGGCCTTATGGTTTTGGGCCGGAGCCGGTTGCCCAGATGCTGAACGCGCTGAGTCGGCAAAGCGGGCAGGCGTTTCTGTCGGCTACGCATCGAATTACGCACGAACGCGCCGGACTGTTGCTCGAACCGCTGCCTGTTGCTGCCGATTATGAACTGGTGCTGACCGAGTGGCCCGACACACCAATCGATGTAGCCGGGCAATTTCAGCTTACCGTATCCTGTTTCGATAAACCCGACGATTTTCGCCCGCCCGCCGATGCCGCCTTAGCCTGTCTGGACGCCGACCGGCTAACGTTCCCCATCATCATTCGCCCGTGGCGGCAGGGCGACCGCTTCCGACCGCTGGGCCTGAGCGGCACCAAACTCGTTAGCGATTTGCTGAACGATCTGAAAATCAGCCGCTCCGAGCGCGAACAAACGGCGGTGCTGTTATCGGGCGGAGACATCGCCTGGGTGGTTGGTCGACGGATTGGACACCGGTTTCGGGTTACGGGTGAAACGAACCGGGTGTGCTGGCTGATGAAAGCTGATTAG
- the coaBC gene encoding bifunctional phosphopantothenoylcysteine decarboxylase/phosphopantothenate--cysteine ligase CoaBC, whose protein sequence is MTGKRILLGITGSISAYKSALLTRLLIKAGAEVQVIMTESAQAFITPLTLGTLSKRPVLTRFVSDEAAGTWNNHVELGLWADAFIIAPASAHTLARCAHGLCDDLLSAVYLSAKCPVFFAPAMDLDMYRHPTTVENLRRLESFGNHIIRAEFGELASGLVGEGRLAEPETIVQTLETFWSIDKPENPSSPAPYPLPLLNKRVLVTAGPTQEAIDPVRYISNHSTGKMGYAIAGALAQAGADVTLVSGPTALPLPHPTIRRVDVLSARQMFEAAQVAFTEADVVVLSAAVADYTPAHPADRKIKKKEDTFSIELTKTTDIAATLGAMKRDGQLIMGFALETDNERENALKKLYAKQFDWIVLNSLRDAGAGFGHDTNKITVIDKDEQTYEFALKSKIELAQDLVNLVTQKLASA, encoded by the coding sequence ATGACCGGCAAACGCATTCTCCTCGGCATAACGGGTAGCATATCAGCTTATAAATCAGCACTATTGACCCGATTGTTAATCAAAGCCGGGGCTGAGGTTCAGGTAATTATGACCGAGTCGGCGCAGGCATTCATTACACCCCTCACCTTAGGTACGCTGTCGAAACGGCCCGTGCTGACCAGATTTGTGAGCGACGAAGCCGCCGGTACATGGAATAACCACGTTGAGTTAGGTTTGTGGGCCGACGCGTTCATAATTGCCCCGGCCTCGGCGCATACGCTGGCCCGCTGCGCCCACGGCCTGTGCGACGATCTGCTGTCGGCGGTGTATCTATCGGCCAAATGTCCGGTGTTTTTTGCCCCGGCAATGGACCTCGATATGTACCGTCACCCCACAACAGTCGAGAATTTGCGCCGACTCGAATCCTTTGGCAACCACATCATTCGGGCCGAGTTTGGCGAACTGGCAAGCGGCCTGGTAGGCGAAGGGCGACTGGCCGAACCCGAAACCATCGTCCAAACCCTCGAAACGTTCTGGTCAATAGACAAGCCGGAAAACCCTTCCAGCCCTGCCCCTTACCCCCTACCCCTGCTGAATAAGCGTGTTTTGGTAACAGCCGGACCAACGCAGGAGGCCATTGACCCGGTGCGGTACATTAGTAATCATTCCACGGGCAAAATGGGTTATGCCATTGCCGGGGCGCTTGCGCAGGCCGGTGCTGATGTTACGCTCGTGAGCGGCCCCACGGCCCTCCCCCTGCCCCACCCGACTATCCGCCGTGTGGATGTGCTATCAGCGCGGCAGATGTTTGAAGCTGCACAGGTCGCTTTTACCGAGGCCGACGTGGTGGTACTGAGTGCCGCCGTAGCCGACTACACGCCGGCCCATCCTGCCGACCGCAAGATTAAAAAGAAGGAAGATACGTTTTCGATTGAATTGACGAAAACTACCGACATTGCCGCTACCCTGGGGGCTATGAAACGCGACGGGCAACTTATCATGGGCTTCGCGCTCGAAACCGACAACGAACGCGAAAACGCGCTTAAAAAGCTGTACGCCAAGCAATTCGATTGGATTGTACTGAACTCCCTACGCGACGCCGGGGCCGGTTTCGGGCACGATACCAATAAAATTACCGTTATTGACAAAGACGAGCAAACCTACGAATTTGCACTCAAGTCGAAGATTGAACTGGCACAGGATTTGGTTAATCTTGTAACGCAAAAACTGGCTTCTGCCTGA